One Streptomyces coeruleorubidus DNA segment encodes these proteins:
- a CDS encoding phosphotransferase family protein, with the protein MSPDHPPGLDLDRLRGLLDRERPGLVSGALSGRLIEGGRSNLTYAVSDGTSRWVVRRPPLGHVLATAHDMKREHRVISALHPTAVPVPRPVLLCEDEEVLGAPFYVMEFVGGTPYRTADQLAPLGPERTRGAVLNLVDALVELHAVDPGEVGLADFGRPEGFLDRQLRRWGKQLDASRNRELAGIDELHATLGRQLPSSPAPAVVHGDYRLDNVLIGEDDRIKAILDWEMSTLGDPLTDLGLLAMYSLPLDAPDSPVSTTAEAPGHPDPAELIERYAARSGRDVSAVAWYTAFAWFKLAVILEGIHYRYTLGQTVGRGFDRIGDLVPVFIEHGLTTLQEG; encoded by the coding sequence ATGAGCCCCGACCACCCGCCCGGACTCGACCTCGACCGGCTGCGCGGCCTGCTCGACCGCGAGCGGCCCGGCCTGGTGAGCGGCGCCCTGTCCGGCCGGCTGATCGAGGGCGGACGGTCGAACCTCACCTACGCGGTCTCCGACGGCACCTCCCGGTGGGTCGTACGGCGGCCCCCGCTCGGCCATGTCCTGGCCACCGCGCACGACATGAAGCGCGAGCACCGGGTGATCAGCGCGCTGCACCCGACCGCCGTACCGGTTCCGCGGCCGGTGCTGCTGTGCGAGGACGAGGAGGTGCTCGGCGCGCCGTTCTACGTCATGGAGTTCGTCGGGGGCACCCCGTACCGCACGGCCGACCAGCTCGCCCCGCTCGGTCCGGAGCGGACCCGGGGCGCGGTGCTGAACCTGGTGGACGCGCTGGTGGAGCTGCACGCGGTGGACCCGGGCGAGGTGGGGCTCGCGGACTTCGGCCGGCCCGAGGGCTTCCTGGACCGGCAGCTGCGCCGCTGGGGCAAGCAGCTGGACGCCTCGCGCAACCGCGAGCTGGCCGGGATCGACGAGCTGCACGCGACGCTCGGACGGCAACTGCCCTCCTCCCCCGCCCCGGCCGTGGTGCACGGCGACTACCGGCTGGACAACGTCCTGATCGGCGAGGACGACCGCATCAAGGCGATCCTCGACTGGGAGATGTCCACCCTGGGCGACCCGCTCACCGACCTGGGCCTGCTGGCGATGTACAGCCTGCCGCTCGACGCCCCTGACTCCCCCGTCTCCACGACGGCCGAGGCGCCGGGGCACCCGGACCCGGCCGAACTGATCGAGCGGTACGCCGCCCGCTCGGGGCGCGACGTCTCCGCGGTCGCCTGGTACACGGCGTTCGCCTGGTTCAAGCTCGCCGTGATCCTGGAGGGCATCCACTACCGCTACACCCTGGGCCAGACGGTCGGACGCGGCTTCGACCGCATCGGCGACCTGGTCCCCGTCTTCATCGAGCACGGTCTCACCACCCTCCAGGAAGGCTGA
- a CDS encoding SDR family oxidoreductase, which produces MVEAVEGAGVVVTGAGGGIGAALARRFAAEGARVVVNDLDAARGQAVADEIGGIAVPGDASAIVGAARDALGGTVDVYCANAGVAFEGGDADGPLDEKAWATSWDVNVMAHVRAAHELLPDWLERGSGRFVSTVSAAGLLTMIGAAPYAVTKHGALAFAEWLSLTYRHRGVKVHAICPQGVRTDMLAATGSAGDLVLQPTAIEPEAVADALVKGIEEDRFLILPHSEVAAYYQARAGDPDRWLTGMNRIQQQWEESR; this is translated from the coding sequence ATGGTGGAAGCCGTTGAGGGTGCTGGAGTCGTGGTCACGGGCGCTGGTGGTGGTATCGGGGCTGCCCTCGCCCGGCGCTTCGCCGCCGAAGGGGCCCGGGTTGTCGTCAACGACCTGGATGCCGCGCGAGGGCAGGCCGTTGCGGACGAAATCGGGGGGATCGCCGTGCCCGGTGATGCCTCGGCGATAGTCGGCGCGGCCCGGGACGCCCTCGGCGGGACCGTCGACGTCTACTGCGCCAACGCCGGCGTCGCCTTCGAAGGTGGTGACGCCGACGGGCCGCTGGACGAGAAGGCCTGGGCGACCTCCTGGGACGTGAACGTCATGGCGCATGTCCGGGCCGCTCACGAACTGCTGCCCGACTGGCTGGAGCGGGGCAGCGGCCGGTTCGTCTCCACCGTCTCCGCCGCCGGGCTGCTCACCATGATCGGCGCCGCGCCCTACGCCGTCACCAAGCACGGCGCCCTCGCCTTCGCCGAGTGGCTGTCGCTGACGTACCGGCACCGGGGAGTGAAGGTCCACGCCATCTGCCCGCAGGGCGTACGCACCGACATGCTGGCCGCCACCGGCAGCGCGGGCGACCTGGTGCTCCAGCCGACCGCGATCGAGCCGGAGGCCGTGGCGGACGCCTTGGTGAAGGGCATCGAGGAGGACCGGTTCCTGATACTGCCGCACTCCGAGGTCGCCGCGTACTACCAGGCCCGGGCCGGTGACCCCGACCGGTGGCTCACCGGCATGAACCGCATCCAGCAGCAGTGGGAGGAGAGCCGGTGA
- a CDS encoding TetR/AcrR family transcriptional regulator, translated as MPRTTDSDGTPVPQRLLAAATRLFAEQGYDRTSVQEIVEAAGVTKGALYHYFGSKDDLLHEVYARVLRIQQERLDAVADADEPVEKRLRAAAADVVVTTIENLDDAMIFWRSMHHLSPEKNKQVRAERRRYHERFRALVEEGQESGVFSRATPADLVVDYHFGSVHHLSTWYRPEGPMSPQQVADHLADLLLRALRP; from the coding sequence GTGCCCAGGACGACGGACTCGGACGGCACCCCCGTACCTCAGCGGCTCCTGGCCGCCGCCACCCGGCTCTTCGCCGAGCAGGGCTACGACCGCACCTCGGTGCAGGAGATCGTCGAGGCGGCCGGTGTCACCAAAGGCGCGCTGTACCACTACTTCGGCTCCAAGGACGACCTCCTGCACGAGGTGTACGCGCGTGTGCTGCGCATCCAGCAGGAGAGACTGGACGCCGTCGCGGACGCCGACGAGCCGGTGGAGAAGCGGCTGCGGGCCGCGGCCGCGGACGTCGTGGTGACGACCATCGAGAACCTCGACGACGCGATGATCTTCTGGCGGTCCATGCACCACCTGAGCCCCGAGAAGAACAAGCAGGTCCGCGCCGAGCGCCGCCGCTACCACGAGCGCTTCCGCGCGCTGGTCGAGGAGGGCCAGGAGTCGGGCGTCTTCTCCAGGGCGACCCCGGCGGACCTGGTGGTCGACTACCACTTCGGCTCGGTCCACCACCTGTCCACGTGGTACCGCCCCGAGGGCCCCATGAGCCCCCAGCAGGTGGCCGACCACCTGGCGGACCTGCTGCTGCGCGCACTGCGCCCGTAG
- a CDS encoding acyl-CoA dehydrogenase family protein, with translation MDFAFDARTEELRGKLLAFMDEYVYPAEAVAHEQRTRLASPWETPAVVEELKAEARRQGLWNLFLPDSEYGAGLTNLQYAPLAEIMGRSPQLAPTVTNCAAPDTGNMEVLTQFGDEQQRKQWLEPLLAGEIRSAFAMTEPEVASSDATNITTHIERASDGTDEYVVTGRKWYISGALHPDCKIFIVMGKTDPEGSDIRRQQSMILVPRDTPGVTIERAMQVFGYEDHYHGGHAEVIFDHARVPASNLIGEEGGGFAIAQARLGPGRIHHCMRLIGMAERAIELMCRRAVSRTAFGKALAQQGVVHNWIADARVTVEQLRLLVLKTAWLMDTVGNKGAHTEIQSIKIATPRAVVDILDRAIQLHGAGGVSQDFPLAELYAGARTLMIADGPDEVHQRSLARRELKRYV, from the coding sequence ATGGACTTCGCGTTCGACGCGCGCACCGAGGAGCTGCGCGGCAAGCTGCTGGCCTTCATGGACGAGTACGTCTATCCGGCCGAGGCCGTCGCGCACGAGCAGCGGACCCGGCTCGCCTCGCCGTGGGAGACCCCGGCGGTGGTCGAGGAGCTGAAGGCCGAGGCGCGCAGGCAGGGCCTGTGGAACCTCTTCCTGCCGGACTCCGAGTACGGCGCGGGGCTCACCAACCTCCAGTACGCGCCGCTCGCCGAGATCATGGGGCGCTCCCCGCAGCTCGCCCCGACGGTGACGAACTGCGCGGCACCCGACACGGGCAACATGGAGGTGCTCACCCAGTTCGGCGACGAGCAGCAGCGCAAGCAGTGGCTGGAGCCGCTGCTGGCCGGTGAGATCCGCTCGGCGTTCGCGATGACCGAGCCGGAGGTGGCCTCCTCGGACGCCACGAACATCACCACCCACATCGAGCGAGCCTCCGACGGCACAGACGAGTACGTCGTCACCGGGCGCAAGTGGTACATCTCCGGGGCGCTGCACCCGGACTGCAAGATCTTCATCGTGATGGGCAAGACGGACCCGGAGGGTTCCGACATCCGCCGTCAGCAGTCGATGATCCTGGTCCCCCGTGACACGCCGGGTGTCACGATCGAGCGCGCGATGCAGGTCTTCGGCTACGAGGACCACTACCACGGCGGCCATGCCGAGGTGATCTTCGACCACGCGCGCGTGCCGGCGTCGAACCTCATCGGCGAGGAGGGCGGTGGCTTCGCCATCGCACAGGCGCGGCTGGGGCCCGGCCGGATCCACCACTGCATGCGGCTGATCGGGATGGCGGAGCGGGCGATCGAGCTGATGTGCCGGCGGGCCGTGTCCCGTACCGCCTTCGGGAAGGCGCTGGCCCAGCAGGGCGTGGTGCACAACTGGATCGCGGATGCGCGGGTGACCGTGGAGCAGCTGCGGCTGCTGGTGCTGAAGACGGCGTGGCTGATGGACACGGTCGGCAACAAGGGAGCGCACACCGAGATCCAGTCGATCAAGATCGCCACGCCTCGCGCGGTGGTGGACATCCTCGACCGGGCGATCCAGTTGCACGGTGCGGGGGGTGTGAGCCAGGACTTCCCGCTGGCGGAGCTGTACGCGGGGGCGCGGACGCTGATGATCGCCGACGGGCCGGACGAGGTGCATCAGCGGTCGCTGGCGCGGCGGGAGCTGAAGCGGTACGTGTGA
- a CDS encoding class I adenylate-forming enzyme family protein, whose amino-acid sequence MTESRYAAKPWLDLLSDAQKGAISPAGSLVHALRRAVAETPDGDFLAYFDGRLTYRDVDELSDSVAGHLAARGLERGDRVAVLLQNSPHFVLAVLGAWKAGAVVVPVNPMYKSGEVAHVLRDGEVAALICSDRAWESYLRETAAHSPVRIVLTGCELDFQTRGDARVLTFERLPQAPDADDLVAVARAGDKAPEGRDPAPSDIALISYTSGTSGTPKGATNTHGNIMYNAERQRTGLGLPERPVYFALAPLFHITGMVCQFGACLNSAGTLVLAYRFEAGVVLDAFAEHRPHYTVGPSTAFMALAAHPSVSRDHFSSFRVISSGGAPLPPALVEKFRAGFGPYIRNGYGLTECTAPCASVPPGLQAPVDPVSGTLAVGLPGPDTVVRIVDDNGDEVPFGAQGEIVVRGPQVVPGYWRRPDATAETFPGAELRTGDIGFMDEQGWLYVVDRKKDMINASGFKVWPREVEDVLYTHPAVREAAVVGVPDGYRGETVKAYISLRPDADTDPDALAAYCKERLAAYKYPRQVEILPDLPKTASGKILRRELRSRTQGN is encoded by the coding sequence GTGACCGAGTCCCGTTACGCGGCCAAACCCTGGCTGGACCTGCTGAGCGACGCCCAGAAGGGCGCGATAAGCCCCGCGGGCTCCCTCGTGCACGCCCTGCGCCGGGCCGTGGCCGAGACGCCCGACGGCGACTTCCTGGCCTACTTCGACGGCCGCCTGACCTACCGGGACGTCGACGAGCTCAGCGACTCCGTCGCCGGGCATCTCGCGGCGCGCGGACTGGAGCGCGGCGACCGGGTCGCGGTACTGCTCCAGAACTCCCCGCACTTCGTGCTCGCCGTGCTGGGCGCCTGGAAGGCGGGCGCGGTCGTCGTGCCCGTCAACCCGATGTACAAGTCGGGCGAGGTGGCCCACGTCCTGCGGGACGGCGAGGTCGCCGCGCTGATCTGCTCGGACCGGGCGTGGGAGTCGTATCTGCGCGAGACGGCGGCGCACTCGCCCGTGCGGATCGTGCTCACCGGCTGCGAGCTGGACTTCCAGACGCGGGGTGACGCGCGCGTGCTGACCTTCGAGCGGCTGCCGCAGGCCCCGGACGCGGACGACCTGGTGGCCGTGGCGCGGGCCGGCGACAAGGCGCCCGAGGGGCGTGACCCCGCTCCCTCCGACATCGCGCTGATCAGCTACACCTCGGGCACCAGCGGCACGCCCAAGGGCGCCACCAACACGCACGGCAACATCATGTACAACGCCGAGCGGCAGCGGACCGGACTGGGGCTGCCCGAGCGGCCCGTCTACTTCGCGCTGGCGCCGCTGTTCCACATCACCGGCATGGTCTGCCAGTTCGGCGCCTGCCTGAACAGCGCGGGCACGCTCGTGCTGGCCTACCGCTTCGAGGCCGGCGTGGTGCTCGACGCGTTCGCCGAGCACCGGCCGCACTACACCGTCGGCCCGTCCACGGCCTTCATGGCGCTGGCCGCCCACCCGTCCGTCAGCCGCGACCACTTCTCCTCCTTCCGGGTGATCTCCTCCGGCGGCGCCCCGCTGCCGCCCGCGCTGGTGGAGAAGTTCCGGGCGGGCTTCGGGCCGTACATCCGCAACGGCTACGGCCTGACCGAGTGCACCGCGCCCTGCGCCTCCGTGCCGCCCGGCCTTCAGGCGCCCGTCGACCCGGTCTCCGGGACCCTCGCGGTCGGCCTGCCCGGCCCCGACACGGTCGTACGGATCGTCGACGACAACGGCGACGAGGTCCCCTTCGGCGCGCAGGGCGAGATCGTCGTCCGGGGCCCGCAGGTCGTGCCCGGCTACTGGCGGCGCCCCGACGCCACCGCCGAGACGTTCCCCGGCGCCGAACTGCGCACCGGCGACATCGGCTTCATGGACGAGCAGGGCTGGCTGTACGTCGTCGACCGCAAGAAGGACATGATCAACGCGTCCGGCTTCAAGGTGTGGCCGCGCGAGGTCGAGGACGTGCTCTACACGCACCCGGCGGTGCGCGAGGCCGCTGTCGTCGGCGTGCCCGACGGGTACCGCGGAGAGACCGTCAAGGCGTACATCAGCCTGCGTCCGGACGCCGACACGGACCCGGATGCACTCGCCGCGTACTGCAAGGAGAGACTGGCCGCCTACAAATATCCGCGCCAGGTGGAGATCCTGCCGGACTTGCCGAAGACGGCCAGTGGGAAGATCCTCCGTCGGGAGCTTCGTTCCCGGACACAAGGCAACTGA
- a CDS encoding exo-beta-N-acetylmuramidase NamZ family protein: protein MRPSRRALLTAATAAAVSATPTATAAPRPRQLRTGFERLAHDGYTLLDGQKVGIVTNPTGTTRDVHHIVDVMHEDDRVDLTAVFGPEHGFRGTAQAGGSEGRYDDPATGLPVYDTYLKSGRPLADIFTASGVDTVVFDIQDVGARFYTYIWTLYDCMEAARLAGKRFVVLDRPNPVTGRAALGPVLHKEFATFVGRQPISQAHGMTVAELARLFNEEFLTEPVPLETVPMSGWRRSDFYDASGLPWVPPSPNMPTPQTALVYSGTCLFEGTNLSEGRGTTRPFELLGAEGIDRRWAAAANELALPGVRFREAYFAPTFSKFQGRTIGGVQVHVHDRDVFDPVRTGIALLVTARRVWSGFAWRSDNWIDKLTGSARVRTMIDAGADTDEVVAGWQEELAAFRRMRRKYLLYR, encoded by the coding sequence ATGCGCCCTTCAAGACGAGCCTTACTCACGGCGGCCACGGCAGCAGCCGTCTCGGCCACACCCACCGCAACCGCGGCCCCACGCCCCAGACAACTCCGCACCGGCTTCGAACGACTCGCCCACGACGGCTACACCCTGCTCGACGGCCAAAAGGTCGGCATCGTCACCAACCCCACCGGCACAACCCGCGACGTCCACCACATCGTCGACGTCATGCACGAGGACGACCGCGTCGACCTCACCGCCGTCTTCGGCCCCGAACACGGCTTCCGCGGCACCGCCCAGGCCGGCGGCTCCGAGGGCCGCTACGACGACCCGGCGACCGGCCTGCCCGTCTACGACACGTACCTCAAGAGCGGCCGGCCGCTCGCCGACATCTTCACCGCGTCCGGCGTGGACACGGTCGTGTTCGACATCCAGGACGTCGGCGCCCGCTTCTACACGTACATCTGGACCCTGTACGACTGCATGGAGGCCGCGCGGCTCGCCGGCAAGCGGTTCGTGGTCCTGGACCGGCCCAACCCGGTGACCGGACGCGCGGCGCTGGGGCCCGTGCTGCACAAGGAGTTCGCCACGTTCGTCGGGCGGCAGCCGATCTCCCAGGCTCACGGGATGACCGTCGCGGAGCTGGCACGGCTGTTCAACGAGGAGTTCCTGACCGAGCCGGTACCGCTGGAGACCGTGCCGATGTCGGGCTGGAGGCGCTCGGACTTCTACGACGCCTCCGGGCTGCCCTGGGTGCCGCCGAGCCCGAACATGCCGACGCCTCAGACGGCCCTGGTGTACTCGGGGACGTGTCTGTTCGAGGGCACGAACCTGTCGGAGGGACGCGGCACGACCCGGCCGTTCGAGCTGCTCGGCGCGGAGGGCATCGACCGGCGCTGGGCCGCCGCCGCGAACGAACTGGCCCTGCCCGGCGTGCGCTTCAGGGAGGCGTACTTCGCGCCCACCTTCTCGAAGTTCCAGGGCAGGACGATCGGCGGTGTGCAGGTCCATGTGCACGACCGGGACGTCTTCGATCCCGTACGGACGGGGATCGCCCTGCTCGTGACCGCCAGGAGGGTGTGGAGCGGGTTCGCCTGGCGCTCCGACAACTGGATCGACAAACTCACCGGCTCCGCGCGCGTGCGCACGATGATCGACGCGGGCGCGGACACCGACGAGGTCGTGGCGGGGTGGCAGGAGGAGCTGGCGGCGTTCCGGAGGATGCGGCGGAAGTACCTCCTCTACCGCTGA
- a CDS encoding serine-threonine protein kinase codes for MADPAMSVTPYWELTFDADGDPEGRRRDRLLAGVTEHKVRDLVVFAHGWNNDRSGATRLYDRFLAPVPRLAPAARIGYVGVLWPAMRFSDEPIPDFPRAVAAGAPRRPVLDKDTRHALLESFPGRAILVDQIARLLEQQPPEEAELEEFGRLVRLLVEVVAPGPQALFAADTVAEGVPQSEPEMFAGSSAAACEEFARALAGLEAPGAQQGFGLPNPWEGAHELLRQATYYAMKRRAGTVGERGLGRVLGQLAKAAPGVRVHLVGHSFGARLVSFALRGLAEGVRTVKSVTLLQGAFSHYAFATRLPHDARAGGVLQGQQNRVDGPLVCCHSRHDSALGTMYPLASRMAGDSRSVAGLGIGRALGAKWGAMGYGGVQAVPGTRAYTLAEALRAKLPASGCVNVDAAAVVRRGGPPAGAHSDILHEELARLVLAAGRIR; via the coding sequence ATGGCGGATCCGGCGATGAGTGTGACTCCCTACTGGGAGCTGACCTTCGACGCGGACGGGGACCCGGAGGGCCGCCGGCGCGACCGGCTGCTCGCCGGGGTGACCGAACACAAGGTGCGCGACCTCGTGGTCTTCGCGCACGGCTGGAACAACGACCGCTCGGGTGCGACCCGGCTCTACGACCGGTTCCTGGCGCCAGTCCCGCGGCTGGCCCCGGCCGCGCGGATCGGGTACGTCGGGGTGCTGTGGCCGGCGATGCGGTTCTCCGACGAGCCGATCCCCGACTTCCCGCGGGCCGTGGCGGCCGGGGCACCCCGGCGCCCGGTGCTCGACAAGGACACGCGGCACGCGCTGCTGGAGTCCTTCCCGGGCCGGGCGATCCTGGTCGACCAGATCGCCCGGCTGCTGGAGCAGCAGCCGCCGGAGGAGGCCGAACTGGAGGAGTTCGGGCGGCTGGTGCGGCTGCTGGTGGAGGTGGTGGCGCCCGGGCCGCAGGCGCTGTTCGCGGCGGACACGGTGGCGGAGGGCGTACCGCAGAGCGAGCCGGAGATGTTCGCCGGCTCCTCGGCGGCGGCCTGCGAGGAGTTCGCGCGGGCGCTGGCGGGCCTCGAAGCGCCCGGTGCGCAGCAGGGGTTCGGCCTCCCCAACCCCTGGGAGGGCGCGCACGAGCTGCTGCGGCAGGCGACGTACTACGCGATGAAGCGCCGCGCGGGAACGGTCGGTGAGCGCGGTCTCGGCCGGGTCCTCGGGCAGCTCGCGAAGGCGGCGCCGGGCGTGCGCGTGCACCTCGTCGGGCACAGCTTCGGCGCACGGCTGGTGTCGTTCGCGCTGCGCGGCCTGGCCGAGGGCGTGCGCACGGTGAAGTCGGTGACGCTGCTCCAAGGGGCGTTCTCGCACTACGCGTTCGCGACCCGGCTGCCGCACGACGCCCGTGCCGGAGGGGTGCTCCAGGGGCAGCAGAACCGCGTCGACGGTCCCCTGGTGTGCTGCCACTCCCGGCACGACTCGGCCCTGGGCACGATGTATCCGCTGGCCTCGCGTATGGCGGGCGACAGCCGCTCGGTCGCGGGCCTCGGCATCGGGCGGGCGCTGGGCGCCAAGTGGGGTGCGATGGGCTACGGCGGGGTGCAGGCGGTGCCGGGCACGCGCGCGTACACCCTCGCCGAGGCCCTGCGGGCGAAGCTGCCCGCCTCGGGGTGTGTGAACGTCGACGCGGCGGCGGTGGTCAGACGCGGTGGCCCGCCCGCCGGCGCGCACAGCGACATCCTGCACGAGGAGCTGGCCCGGCTGGTGCTGGCGGCGGGCCGCATCCGCTGA